A window from Lentisphaera araneosa HTCC2155 encodes these proteins:
- a CDS encoding TIM barrel protein, with the protein MEKLMYPDLPDLNQLPNELKQVAQRRKISNLLLNFLDFYISEEAFCELHKNDFEHCNLPETIQDLKFYGYEISMPESAAQYRSEVFPLLMDVHAKAGYYGVQVPAGGIAFDQEGELTEEAVALVKQQVKIIKNAGLAISTVGGSWDADWTQCIKPQAQAAKLMGSKFLYGPFSTPFLLFPENCYGEAAVKWLKQQHNNFHQTFKKEIGPYLKSLGVIMCEEPLQRFERMPAHLKECTELALREGMEQFSVMIDTCHEFADGAGPEAFRIYVKQLAVAGKLNGAHISALHRGKIYESWFNQQFFNEFFGPLFEQGFEGEIAIETFDATQPVVEVAKVNREKFKHPIGVLINQLHYACEMIKDL; encoded by the coding sequence ATGGAAAAGCTTATGTACCCCGATTTACCTGATTTAAATCAATTGCCCAATGAGCTAAAGCAAGTCGCTCAGAGAAGAAAAATATCTAACCTACTTCTGAATTTTTTAGACTTTTATATTTCAGAAGAAGCTTTTTGCGAACTCCACAAAAATGATTTCGAGCATTGCAATTTACCTGAGACAATTCAAGATCTGAAATTCTATGGCTACGAAATCAGCATGCCTGAATCAGCCGCTCAATATCGCAGTGAGGTATTTCCCTTGCTCATGGACGTTCACGCCAAGGCGGGTTATTATGGTGTACAAGTGCCGGCAGGTGGAATAGCCTTTGATCAAGAGGGTGAGCTCACGGAAGAGGCAGTAGCCTTAGTAAAGCAGCAAGTCAAAATTATTAAAAATGCGGGACTCGCAATTTCCACTGTGGGAGGCTCTTGGGATGCTGATTGGACGCAGTGTATCAAGCCCCAAGCACAAGCAGCGAAACTCATGGGCTCCAAATTTCTGTATGGCCCTTTTTCAACGCCATTTTTGCTCTTTCCGGAAAATTGTTACGGCGAAGCTGCCGTAAAATGGCTCAAGCAGCAACACAATAATTTTCACCAAACTTTTAAAAAGGAAATTGGTCCTTACCTAAAATCCCTTGGCGTGATTATGTGCGAAGAACCCCTGCAACGCTTTGAGCGCATGCCCGCGCATTTAAAAGAATGTACTGAGCTCGCCCTTCGCGAGGGAATGGAGCAGTTCTCTGTAATGATCGATACCTGCCATGAGTTTGCCGATGGCGCGGGGCCAGAGGCCTTTAGGATTTATGTCAAGCAATTAGCGGTCGCGGGAAAACTCAATGGAGCCCATATCTCAGCTCTGCACCGTGGTAAGATTTATGAATCCTGGTTTAATCAACAATTCTTTAATGAATTCTTTGGGCCACTTTTTGAGCAGGGTTTTGAGGGCGAAATTGCCATCGAGACTTTTGATGCCACTCAACCCGTTGTGGAAGTCGCAAAAGTTAATCGTGAAAAATTCAAGCATCCCATTGGCGTGCTGATCAACCAGCTCCACTACGCCTGCGAGATGATCAAGGATTTATAA
- a CDS encoding alkaline phosphatase D family protein, protein MINTLRNKSLCLITFISLIFTGFGEEKGSEQVLQKIAFGACASQNRPQPIWDTIVAQNPDLFLFIGDNIYGDTEDMAVMRRKYAQLKAKPGYQKLLETCPVLATWDDHDYGKNDGGEEYKMKKESAEEFLNFFDVPQDSPRRKREGIYGSQIFGSEGKRVQVILLDTRYFRSTPLLKNKMSKQEKRKKNLVGWYSPLNDKSTTMLGQDQWTWLEKQLLKKADVRIIASSIQFVSHEKGMECWGNLPHERQKLFDLIGKTKANGVVFISGDVHFSEMSLDKSGPYPLYDFTSSGITNVSSKWSQAINNYRVGPAYAKLNFGLITIDWNANKISLETKSIKGKTTIQQDIDLDQLRVK, encoded by the coding sequence ATGATCAATACTCTAAGAAACAAATCTCTATGCTTAATCACCTTTATCTCGCTGATTTTTACTGGCTTCGGAGAAGAAAAAGGTTCTGAGCAAGTTCTCCAAAAAATTGCCTTTGGCGCCTGTGCTTCACAAAATAGGCCACAGCCCATTTGGGATACTATTGTGGCTCAGAATCCCGACCTCTTTCTCTTCATTGGCGACAATATTTATGGTGATACTGAAGACATGGCGGTCATGCGAAGAAAGTATGCCCAGCTCAAAGCCAAGCCGGGCTATCAAAAACTGCTTGAGACCTGCCCTGTTTTAGCGACCTGGGATGATCACGACTACGGCAAAAATGATGGCGGAGAAGAGTATAAAATGAAAAAGGAATCGGCCGAAGAATTCCTCAACTTCTTCGATGTGCCTCAAGATTCCCCAAGAAGGAAACGCGAGGGCATTTATGGAAGCCAAATCTTTGGCTCTGAGGGCAAACGCGTCCAAGTTATCCTTTTGGATACGCGTTATTTTCGCTCCACTCCCTTACTGAAAAATAAGATGTCTAAACAAGAAAAAAGAAAGAAAAATCTCGTCGGTTGGTATAGTCCCCTCAATGATAAGAGCACTACTATGCTCGGTCAAGATCAATGGACCTGGCTCGAAAAACAACTTCTCAAAAAAGCTGATGTGCGCATCATTGCTTCCAGTATTCAGTTTGTCTCACACGAAAAAGGCATGGAGTGCTGGGGTAACCTGCCACACGAGCGCCAGAAACTCTTTGACCTCATTGGCAAAACAAAAGCCAATGGCGTGGTTTTCATCAGTGGCGACGTTCACTTCTCGGAAATGTCTCTGGATAAATCAGGTCCCTACCCGCTCTACGATTTCACCTCAAGTGGCATCACCAACGTCAGCTCTAAATGGTCTCAAGCAATCAATAATTATCGCGTTGGACCTGCTTATGCCAAGCTCAACTTCGGCCTCATCACCATTGATTGGAACGCCAATAAAATCTCATTAGAGACGAAGTCTATTAAAGGAAAGACCACTATCCAACAAGATATCGATCTTGATCAGCTAAGAGTCAAATAA